CGGAAGTCGGCGAGTTCGGAGATGTGGCAGAGGCCTTCCTTGCCGGGGAGACATTCGACGAATGCGCCGAAGTCCTTCACGCCGCGAACGATACCCTTGTAGATCCGGCCCACTTCGATCTCTGCGGTGCAGAGGTCGATTTCTTCGATGGCGCGTTGGAGCGTGTCGGCTCCGCGGGCGAAGACGAGCAGGCGACCGCTGTTGTCCTCGTTGATGTCGATTTCGGCACCGGTAAGTTCCTGGATGCGGCGGATGTTCTTGCCGCCGGGGCCGATGAGGGCACCGATCTTGTCCGGATCGATCTTCATCGAGTGGATGCGCGGTGCGTTCGGGTTGATCTCGGTGCGCGGTTCCGGCAGAGCTTCGGCCATCTTGTCGATGATCTTCAAGCGAGCTTCCGTCGCGGCTTCGATCGCTTCGTGAGCGATGTCGAAGGGGATGCCCTGGATCTTGAGGTCCAGCTGGAATCCGGTGATTCCGTCACGGCTACCGGCGATCTTGAAGTCCATGTCACCGAAGTGGTCTTCCGCACCGATGATGTCGGTGAGAACCTTGTACTTGGTGATTTCGCCTTCGTCGTTCATCTCGGTGACGAGACCGGCGGAGATCCCGGCGACCATGGCCGAGACCGGCACCCCGGCGTCCATCATTGAGAGGCAACCTCCGCAGATCGAAGCCATGGAGGTCGAGCCATTGGAGCCCATGATCTCGGAAACGATCCGGATGGCGTAGGGGAAGTCGTCTTCGGACGGAATGATCGGCAGCAGCGAGCGCTCTGCGAGATTTCCGTGACCGATTTCACGACGACCGGTGAAGCCGAAGCGACCGGTTTCCCCGACCGAGTAAGGCGGGAAGTTGTAGTGCAGGTAGAAAGACTTGGCATTGGCGCCGCCGGTGAGGGCGTCGAGGTCCTGCGAGTCTTTGCTGGTGCCGAGAGTGGTGTAAACCAGAGCCTGGGTTTCGCCGCGGTTGAAGATGGCGGTGCCGTGAACCTTCGGGAGGACGCCGGTCTGAGCCGAAATCTCGCGGAGGTCTCCGGGGCCACGTCCGTCGGCGCGCTTGCCCTTTTCGAGGATGTTCGAGCGGTAGACTTCTTCCTGCAGCACTTCGAATGAGAGGGAGATCTGATCTTCGTCGAATTCCTCTTCGCCGACCTTGGCCTTCACGGCTTCGGCGACTTCGGCCTTGATCTTGTCGACGGCGGCCCCGCGGGACTGTTTATCGTCGATGAAGATCGCTTCTTCGAGCTTGTCCCCGGCCAACTCGCGGCAAAGGGCGAGGATCTCGGGTTTGGCGATGTAGAGTTCGAATTCGCTCTTGGCCTTGGCGACCTTGGCAGCGAGTTCCTTCTGTGCGGCGATGATCGGCTGGATCTTTTCCTGGCCGTAGGCGAGGGCTTCCTGGAAGCGTTCCTTCGAGATGAAGTCAGCGCTGCCTTCGATCATCATCATCTCCTTCTCGTTCCCAACATAAATCAGGTCGAGGGTGGAGTCGAACATCTGCTCTTGCGTTGGGTTGACGACGAATTCGCCGTCGATTTCACCCACGCGAACGCAGCCGACTGGGCCGTTCCATGGAATGTCCGAGACGATCAGAGCTGCCGAAGCGGCGTTGACCATCAGGATGTCCGGCTCATGGATCCCGTCGATCGAGAGGGCCATGCCGATGACCTGGACTTCGTTCATGAATCCCTTCGGGAAGAGGGGACGCAGGGGACGGTCGCAAAGACGGGAGGTCAGGATTTCCTTCTCGGTCGGGCGAGCTTCACGCTTGAAGTAGCCACCGGGAAAACGTCCCGCAGCCGCAAACTTTTCGCGGTAGTCGACCGTGAGAGGGAAGAAATCCTGTCCCGGACGGAGAGTTTTCGCGGCGCAGGCACTCGCAAAGAGAGTGGTCTCGCCGAGAGAGATTGTGACGGCGCCGCTTGCCAGATTGGCAAGGCTGCCGGTACCGATTTCGAGGCCGAGTTCTTCAACCCGGACGGTGTGCTTTTGTTCCATATCTATTACCTAGGTGCTTGAGTTGGGGTTTGCGCGCACAGCGGCGTTCCGCATGTGGCTTTGGTCTTCCCTCTTCTCATGCATCCCAGGGAAGACACGGTGATTCTTGAACTTCCGTAAAAAAGGCCGGTTATCGGCGGATGTTCAGACGTTTCAGCAGCTCGTTGTACTTGTCGAGGTCGTGGCGCTTGACGTAGTCGAGCAGTTTACGACGGCGAGCTGTCATCTTCAGAAGTCCGCGGCGGGAGTGAAAATCCTTCCGGTGCGTACGAAGGTGTTCGGTCAGGTGAGAGACGCGTGCGGTCAGCAGCGCAATCTGGACCTCAGCGGAACCGCTGTCGCCTTCGTGAGTCTGGAATTCAGAGATGATCTTTTCTTTATCGATGGATGTTTCGGACATTGATTTTGGATGAATTTCACGACTTGGAAACCCCGACAGGAGCCTCGTACCGCAGCGCGACGCCACAAATACCGTTCTGATCCCTTTGGAAAAAGAGAAAGCCGCGGGAGCGGGCTGTCTCCAGCCGACTCCTAACGCTGGGTTTGAATAAGGGAGAGGCCGGGCGAGGGAGCAAGCAAAAAACGTGGGGTGTGGGGAGCCGGTGGAACCCTCGAAACCGGTTGGGTGTCGCCAATGCACACGGATTGGAGAGGGGTGAGGTCTCCAATGGCGCGCGGCCGCCCCGAAGCCGGATCCGCCCCGTATGCGACTCAGTCTTCCCGCGTGAAATCCGAAGAAGACACCGTTTCCACGCAGAGAGGCTTGTCAAAGACGAGGTTCGGCGTCTTCGCACATAGCTGAAATCCCAGAAAACATTCGTCAGAAAGTCTTGCTCCGATTTGGTCTAGCGACGATGATCTTGGATTTCCGACGTAGTCGCAGCCGGTTTCACCTAATCGAGGACGGTGAAAACCCGACCTCTGCATTCGTTCTAAATTCAAAATGCTTTCTTATCATTCCAGATCCGAATACGGTAGCTTGTTCAACTTCTTCCTCGTCCTGACCCTTTGTCTAATTGCTGGACCGAAAGCCCAGGGAGAGATTTTTTGGACTGAGGGGGGAACGGTAAGAGTATTGGTGCAAGAAACTGGCGAATCGAGGGAGGTCGTGACCTATGCTTCAGATCCTGTCGGGATTGCGGTGGATTCTCTCAATAATAAAATCTACTGGACCGATCGCGGTTTCAACACGATCAATCGCGCCAATTTCGATGGTTCTGATATAGAAACCTTGATTTCTTCCAACGAATTTGACTCGACGGCGATCGCTCTTGATACGGCAGCCGGCAAAATGTATTGGGTGGAAAACGATCTCCAGAAAATCCGGCGTGCAAAC
The nucleotide sequence above comes from Puniceicoccus vermicola. Encoded proteins:
- the rpsO gene encoding 30S ribosomal protein S15 produces the protein MDKEKIISEFQTHEGDSGSAEVQIALLTARVSHLTEHLRTHRKDFHSRRGLLKMTARRRKLLDYVKRHDLDKYNELLKRLNIRR
- the pnp gene encoding polyribonucleotide nucleotidyltransferase, with protein sequence MEQKHTVRVEELGLEIGTGSLANLASGAVTISLGETTLFASACAAKTLRPGQDFFPLTVDYREKFAAAGRFPGGYFKREARPTEKEILTSRLCDRPLRPLFPKGFMNEVQVIGMALSIDGIHEPDILMVNAASAALIVSDIPWNGPVGCVRVGEIDGEFVVNPTQEQMFDSTLDLIYVGNEKEMMMIEGSADFISKERFQEALAYGQEKIQPIIAAQKELAAKVAKAKSEFELYIAKPEILALCRELAGDKLEEAIFIDDKQSRGAAVDKIKAEVAEAVKAKVGEEEFDEDQISLSFEVLQEEVYRSNILEKGKRADGRGPGDLREISAQTGVLPKVHGTAIFNRGETQALVYTTLGTSKDSQDLDALTGGANAKSFYLHYNFPPYSVGETGRFGFTGRREIGHGNLAERSLLPIIPSEDDFPYAIRIVSEIMGSNGSTSMASICGGCLSMMDAGVPVSAMVAGISAGLVTEMNDEGEITKYKVLTDIIGAEDHFGDMDFKIAGSRDGITGFQLDLKIQGIPFDIAHEAIEAATEARLKIIDKMAEALPEPRTEINPNAPRIHSMKIDPDKIGALIGPGGKNIRRIQELTGAEIDINEDNSGRLLVFARGADTLQRAIEEIDLCTAEIEVGRIYKGIVRGVKDFGAFVECLPGKEGLCHISELADFRVKKTEDVCKLGDELVVKCIGIDDKGRVKLSRKAAMAEEAEPETADAEA